Proteins from a single region of Carassius gibelio isolate Cgi1373 ecotype wild population from Czech Republic chromosome B15, carGib1.2-hapl.c, whole genome shotgun sequence:
- the scn2b gene encoding sodium channel subunit beta-2 isoform X2: MPILLHFGETQWASALKLSCVALMVFLACPVNSMDVLVPPQILALNGTVVRIPCAFTSCYKLDPSKFAMNWTYQETSNSTEEMFMTYKNKITPKPSRFGDRVTFSGNLDKNDLSITISDVQLTDEGIYNCYVRNPPDRILGHGTIQVYVRTELPPPRDSTIAVAIGASVGGILALLILSMVVVKCIRRHKNQELISDEQKMEEEGKADGEGGTEEATKNLSLLPEDI; encoded by the exons ATGcctattttattgcattttggagAAACGCAGTGGGCGTCCGCTTTGAAATTATCCTGTGTTGCATTGATGGTATTTCTGG CCTGTCCAGTGAATTCCATGGATGTGCTGGTGCCACCACAGATTCTCGCTCTCAATGGGACTGTTGTCAGAATCCCCTGTGCATTCACTTCATGCTACAAGCTGGATCCCAGCAAGTTTGCCATGAACTGGACCTATCAGGAGACAAGCAACAGCACAGAAGAAATG TTCATGACCTATAAGAACAAGATAACACCAAAACCGAGCCGATTTGGAGATCGAGTCACATTTTCTGGAAACCTGGATAAGAACGACCTGAGCATCACTATCTCAGATGTGCAGTTGACAGACGAGGGCATCTACAACTGCTATGTACGCAACCCTCCAGACCGCATCCTAGGCCACGGCACCATTCAGGTCTACGTCCGGACTGAAT TGCCGCCACCAAGAGATTCGACCATTGCTGTTGCCATCGGGGCATCTGTGGGGGGAATTCTAGCTTTGCTTATTCTGTCCATGGTAGTGGTGAAGTGTATTCGCAGACATAAAAACCAGGAGCTGATCTCAGATGAGCAGAAGATGGAGGAAGAGGGCAAAGCAGATGGAGAAGGAGGCACAGAAGAAGCTACAAA AAATTTAAGCCTCCTGCCTGAAGATATATAA
- the scn2b gene encoding sodium channel subunit beta-2 isoform X1, which produces MPKSKAKSKHSEGGYKSLYRLCVPPCLRYITGGDTHSLCVVCLGAKHAELALEGADCPHCERMWVRLLPSQGALFEEGAIASIPAVLVPLLLEFASGYGGGNGDRPVPISFHFRQIRRPISGVGSALCGPFHPGRGIDALLSSSKKVDVESVDMDSPPHSQQYEELLEVVTHTVAKLSIEWPAKKTTELHRSKLDERFLRASQPPPSWGLPFFPDLHDETARLWKRPFSARLYIPSSDYCGNLVGMGEHVYRAMPRVEQTPRELSVPQHGIISEGPGIALKATQNNIGFDGQKVCGCRSGWCMSAHHGSVIGVPSRPA; this is translated from the coding sequence ATGCCGAAGAGCAAGGCGAAATCAAAACATAGTGAAGGCGGTTACAAATCACTttatagattgtgtgttcctccctgcctgcgatatataacgggtggggatacacacagcttatgcgtggtttgcctgggagcgaagcacgctgagttggctctcgagggggccgactgtccgcacTGTGAGCGAATGTGGGTGCGGCTGCTTCCTTCCCAgggggccctcttcgaggagggggccaTCGCCAGCATTCCCGCGGTGCTGGTCCCACTTCTGCTTGAGTTCGCAAGTGGAtatggtggagggaatggagacaggCCAGTCCCTATCTCATTCCACTTCCGCCAGATCCGGCGCCCAATCTCTGGAGTCGGAAGCGCACTCTGCGGCCCCTTCCACCCAGGGAGAGGGATCGACGCTCTGCTCTCTTCCTCCAAGAAGGTTGATGTGGAATCTGTCGACATGGATTCACCACCCCATTCGCAGCaatatgaggagcttttggaggtggttactcacACGGTGGCAAAATTAAGTATTGAGTGGCCCGCCAAAAAAACGACCGAACTGCATCGAAGCAAGCtcgatgaacgcttcctgcgtgcaagtcagccacctcccagctgGGGCCttccattctttcccgacctgcatgATGAGACCGCCAGGTTGTGGAAACGCCCATTTTcagcccgcctctacatcccctcgtctgACTACTGCGGCAACTtggtggggatgggagagcacgtctatagagcgatgccccgggtggaacagacgcctCGAGAGTTATCTGTCCCCCAGCACGGCATCATCTCTgaaggccccggcattgccctcaaagccactcagAACAACATCGGCTTTGACGGGCAAAAGGTATGCggctgcaggtcaggctggtgcatgtctgcacaccatggcagtGTTATAGGCGTACCAAGCCGACCTGCTTAa